The Triticum aestivum cultivar Chinese Spring chromosome 7B, IWGSC CS RefSeq v2.1, whole genome shotgun sequence genome window below encodes:
- the LOC123160771 gene encoding U-box domain-containing protein 8, giving the protein MEVSKQASWPDDFLCPISLELMTDPVILPSGHTFERRSIQRWLDGGHRTCPVTNLLLPPDPTLIPNHALRRLIAAVSVSPAAVSADKGDCQGQGVAPVSSSSVLGMLRLAKSGPAGRREVLESGAVAVLLQHAAAGDEAAARALLYLSLDGDDARVGLVADGAVDALCAAVSGGGAAAAHAATALTSLATVGVNKCTIGAHPSAVPALSRLLWRGGARERREAATTLYELCKLPENRRRTVRAGAAPALVELAANGSARAVEVLGLLAKNREGRHDLSKIPDIVAVLCTVAGSGNARAIDQALVVLNWICSESNELAMEAIKLGAFQLCEALVNDDNCKIAKNAVELARTLEKA; this is encoded by the coding sequence ATGGAGGTGTCCAAGCAGGCGTCCTGGCCCGACGACTTCCTCTGCCCCATCTCGCTCGAGCTCATGACGGACCCCGTCATCCTCCCCTCCGGCCACACCTTCGAGCGCCGCAGCATCCAGCGCTGGCTCGACGGGGGCCACCGAACCTGCCCCGTCACCAACCTGCTTCTCCCCCCTGACCCCACGCTCATCCCCAACCACGCGCTGCGCCGCCTCATAGCGGCCGTTTCCGTTTCGCCGGCGGCCGTGTCCGCGGACAAGGGGGACTGCCAGGGGCAAGgggtggcgccggtgtcgtcctCCTCCGTCTTGGGGATGCTCAGGCTGGCCAAGTCTGGGCCGGCCGGGCGGAGGGAGGTGCTGGAGTCCGGCGCGGTCGCGGTGCTGCTCCAGCACGCGGCCGCGGGGGACGAGGCGGCCGCTAGGGCGCTCCTGTATCTCAGCCTCGACGGCGACGACGCGCGCGTGGGCCTCGTGGCGGACGGCGCCGTCGACGCGCTCTGCGCGgccgtgtccggcggcggcgcggccgctgCCCACGCGGCTACGGCGCTGACGAGCCTCGCCACTGTGGGCGTCAACAAGTGCACCATCGGGGCGCATCCCTCTGCCGTCCCGGCGCTGTCCAGGCTGCTCTggcgcggcggcgcgcgggagCGCCGCGAGGCCGCGACAACCCTGTACGAGCTCTGCAAGCTGCCCGAGAACCGCCGGCGCACGGTGCGCGCCGGGGCCGCGCCGGCGCTCGTCGAGCTGGCCGCCAATGGCTCTGCCCGCGCCGTCGAGGTGCTCGGTCTCCTGGCCAAGAACCGCGAGGGCCGCCACGACCTGTCCAAAATCCCAGACATCGTGGCCGTGCTCTGCACTGTGGCCGGCAGCGGCAACGCCCGTGCAATCGACCAGGCCCTGGTCGTCCTCAACTGGATTTGCTCCGAGAGCAACGAATTGGCAATGGAGGCAATAAAGCTGGGAGCTTTCCAGCTCTGTGAGGCTCTGGTGAACGACGACAACTGCAAGATTGCCAAGAACGCCGTGGAATTAGCCCGGACACTCGAGAAAGCTTAG